A part of Drosophila ananassae strain 14024-0371.13 chromosome 2R, ASM1763931v2, whole genome shotgun sequence genomic DNA contains:
- the LOC6507704 gene encoding fibrous sheath CABYR-binding protein isoform X2 — protein MKLFLVAFAVIAAVAADVSHLPSNEYLPPVVQEAQIAVAPSNEYLPPVQAEAAPAHELADDGYRYKTHKRVVVRRHRRDVNELPSTEYLPSVAAPSNEYLAPVEAAPETILADDGYRYKTHKRVVVRRHRRDVNELSSEYLPPFQAAAPSNEYLPPSEEVVAAPETILADDGYRYKTHKRVVVRRHRRDVNELSSEYLPPFQAAAPSNEYLPPSEEVVAAPETILADDGYRYKTHKRVVVRRHRRDVSHLPSNEYLPPVQAAAPSNEYLPPVQVAAPAPVQIAAPAPVQYAAPAPAPVQIAAPAPVQIAAPAPAPVAIQVAAPAPAPVEVEAAPAHELAADGYRYKTHRRVVYRRHRRDVNELPSNEYLPPVAATSNEYLAPVEAAPETILADDGYRYKTHKRVVVRRHRRDVNELPSNEYLPPGAAPSNEYLAPVENTVEVAPAHVLADDGYRYKTHKRVVVRRH, from the exons ATG AAACTCTTCCTGGTCGCTTTCGCCGTGATCGCAGCCGTGGCTGCTGATGTCAGCCACCTGCCCTCCAACGAGTACCTGCCCCCCGTCGTCCAGGAGGCGCAGATCGCCGTTGCTCCCAGCAACGAGTACCTGCCCCCTGTCCAGGCTGAGGCTGCCCCCGCCCATGAGCTGGCCGATGATGGCTACCGTTACAAGACTCACAAGCGCGTGGTTGTCCGTCGCCACCGCCGCGATGTCAACGAGCTGCCCTCCACCGAGTACCTGCCCTCAGTGGCTGCTCCTTCCAACGAGTACTTGGCTCCCGTTGAGGCTGCTCCCGAGACCATCCTGGCTGATGATGGCTACCGTTACAAGACCCACAAGCGCGTGGTTGTCCGCCGCCACCGTCGTGATGTGAACGAGCTGTCCAGCGAGTACCTGCCCCCCTTCCAGGCTGCTGCTCCCTCCAACGAGTACCTGCCCCCATCCGAGGAGGTTGTTGCTGCTCCCGAGACCATCCTGGCTGATGATGGCTACCGTTACAAGACCCACAAGCGCGTG GTTGTCCGCCGCCACCGTCGTGATGTGAACGAGCTGTCCAGCGAGTACCTGCCCCCCTTCCAGGCTGCTGCTCCCTCCAACGAGTACCTGCCCCCATCCGAGGAGGTTGTTGCTGCTCCCGAGACCATCCTGGCTGATGATGGCTACCGTTACAAGACCCACAAGCGTGTGGTTGTCCGCCGTCACCGTCGTGATGTGAGCCACCTGCCTTCCAACGAGTACCTGCCCCCCGTCCAGGCTGCTGCTCCCTCCAACGAGTACCTGCCCCCAGTCCAGGTTGCTGCCCCCGCTCCAGTCCAGATTGCCGCCCCTGCTCCAGTTCAGTACGCTGCCCCAGCTCCCGCCCCAGTCCAGATTGCTGCCCCTGCTCCAGTCCAGATTGCTGCCCCCGCTCCCGCTCCAGTGGCCATCCAGGTTGCTGCCCCCGCCCCCGCTCCCGTTGAGGTTGAGGCTGCTCCCGCCCATGAGCTGGCTGCTGATGGTTACCGCTACAAGACCCACCGTCGCGTTGTCTACCGTCGCCACCGTCGCGATGTGAACGAGCTCCCCTCCAACGAGTACCTGCCCCCAGTTGCTGCTACCTCCAACGAGTACTTGGCTCCTGTTGAGGCTGCTCCCGAGACCATCCTGGCTGATGATGGCTACCGTTACAAGACCCACAAGCGCGTGGTTGTCCGTCGCCACCGTCGTGATGTGAACGAGCTGCCCTCCAACGAGTACCTGCCCCCAGGTGCTGCTCCCTCCAACGAGTACCTGGCCCCCGTGGAGAACACCGTCGAGGTGGCTCCCGCCCATGTCCTGGCCGATGATGGCTACCGTTACAAGACCCACAAGCGCGTGGTTGTCCGTCGCCACTAA
- the LOC6507704 gene encoding fibrous sheath CABYR-binding protein isoform X1, giving the protein MKLFLVAFAVIAAVAADVSHLPSNEYLPPVVQEAQIAVAPSNEYLPPVQAEAAPAHELADDGYRYKTHKRVVVRRHRRDVNELPSTEYLPSVAAPSNEYLAPVEAAPETILADDGYRYKTHKRVVVRRHRRDVNELSSEYLPPFQAAAPSNEYLPPSEEVVAAPETILADDGYRYKTHKRVVVRRHRRDVNELPSNEYLPPVDAPSNEYLAPVEAAPETVLADDGYRYKTHKRVVVRRHRRDVNELSSEYLPPFQAAAPSNEYLPPSEEVVAAPETILADDGYRYKTHKRVVVRRHRRDVSHLPSNEYLPPVQAAAPSNEYLPPVQVAAPAPVQIAAPAPVQYAAPAPAPVQIAAPAPVQIAAPAPAPVAIQVAAPAPAPVEVEAAPAHELAADGYRYKTHRRVVYRRHRRDVNELPSNEYLPPVAATSNEYLAPVEAAPETILADDGYRYKTHKRVVVRRHRRDVNELPSNEYLPPGAAPSNEYLAPVENTVEVAPAHVLADDGYRYKTHKRVVVRRH; this is encoded by the exons ATG AAACTCTTCCTGGTCGCTTTCGCCGTGATCGCAGCCGTGGCTGCTGATGTCAGCCACCTGCCCTCCAACGAGTACCTGCCCCCCGTCGTCCAGGAGGCGCAGATCGCCGTTGCTCCCAGCAACGAGTACCTGCCCCCTGTCCAGGCTGAGGCTGCCCCCGCCCATGAGCTGGCCGATGATGGCTACCGTTACAAGACTCACAAGCGCGTGGTTGTCCGTCGCCACCGCCGCGATGTCAACGAGCTGCCCTCCACCGAGTACCTGCCCTCAGTGGCTGCTCCTTCCAACGAGTACTTGGCTCCCGTTGAGGCTGCTCCCGAGACCATCCTGGCTGATGATGGCTACCGTTACAAGACCCACAAGCGCGTGGTTGTCCGCCGCCACCGTCGTGATGTGAACGAGCTGTCCAGCGAGTACCTGCCCCCCTTCCAGGCTGCTGCTCCCTCCAACGAGTACCTGCCCCCATCCGAGGAGGTTGTTGCTGCTCCCGAGACCATCCTGGCTGATGATGGCTACCGTTACAAGACCCACAAGCGCGTGGTTGTCCGTCGCCACCGTCGCGATGTGAACGAGCTCCCCTCCAACGAATACCTGCCCCCAGTTGATGCTCCTTCCAACGAGTACTTGGCTCCCGTTGAGGCTGCTCCCGAGACCGTCTTGGCTGATGATGGCTACCGTTACAAGACCCACAAGCGCGTGGTTGTCCGCCGCCACCGTCGTGATGTGAACGAGCTGTCCAGCGAGTACCTGCCCCCCTTCCAGGCTGCTGCTCCCTCCAACGAGTACCTGCCCCCATCCGAGGAGGTTGTTGCTGCTCCCGAGACCATCCTGGCTGATGATGGCTACCGTTACAAGACCCACAAGCGTGTGGTTGTCCGCCGTCACCGTCGTGATGTGAGCCACCTGCCTTCCAACGAGTACCTGCCCCCCGTCCAGGCTGCTGCTCCCTCCAACGAGTACCTGCCCCCAGTCCAGGTTGCTGCCCCCGCTCCAGTCCAGATTGCCGCCCCTGCTCCAGTTCAGTACGCTGCCCCAGCTCCCGCCCCAGTCCAGATTGCTGCCCCTGCTCCAGTCCAGATTGCTGCCCCCGCTCCCGCTCCAGTGGCCATCCAGGTTGCTGCCCCCGCCCCCGCTCCCGTTGAGGTTGAGGCTGCTCCCGCCCATGAGCTGGCTGCTGATGGTTACCGCTACAAGACCCACCGTCGCGTTGTCTACCGTCGCCACCGTCGCGATGTGAACGAGCTCCCCTCCAACGAGTACCTGCCCCCAGTTGCTGCTACCTCCAACGAGTACTTGGCTCCTGTTGAGGCTGCTCCCGAGACCATCCTGGCTGATGATGGCTACCGTTACAAGACCCACAAGCGCGTGGTTGTCCGTCGCCACCGTCGTGATGTGAACGAGCTGCCCTCCAACGAGTACCTGCCCCCAGGTGCTGCTCCCTCCAACGAGTACCTGGCCCCCGTGGAGAACACCGTCGAGGTGGCTCCCGCCCATGTCCTGGCCGATGATGGCTACCGTTACAAGACCCACAAGCGCGTGGTTGTCCGTCGCCACTAA
- the LOC6507703 gene encoding transcriptional regulator ovo: protein MKLFIVLLLSLLAVACWADVSHVKHHKHQRHHHHSSKEYDNEDEESHYLPPHEEKEAEPFYKKEKHTSERVVYHKEEEHEEPKEHHHHEEPKKQRVDHYHHYDKKPEVKTQHIHYKHSKPHVRTDYSRRDLFTPAASEVVYRRRRPSRILYASAPNSVFHTHTQINVQSQDSELNSLTPPGAQDPAGAQAPTGAQAPIGAQAPTGAAPNCQFIVAGNAPPGCGPSDPIGAQLPASALAPTGGNNPANRPVAPTGQLAILGNGQRPSRPGYGGYGGGNRLNLFVDPSFGAQLSNAAGAGGQQPVGAGQLAAGQGFNNQNFGGAQLGAGQGVPNQNQFDPSFGAQLPAAGQAPVAAGAPFDPSFGGQLPAAGQAQLGAGAPYDPSFGAQRPAAQRPLQNQFNNNGQFGAPFDPALGAQLGAAQPAPNRRPNPAGGQLAAGQQAPFNQGAADPNQGLFDPSIGAQLAAGQAPRLNNRRPSNRPNYQGLNVLNGNVFGQPQLQGPTNAVGNQQDTNIIDGNFYSDPSVLHHGHHHGRALVRINGNQRSVLVPDDDDADDDVDPGFLAQFASSNRQSQYVAAPKKHGSHSRSSKNGSRDSLDQGTSASEYDTGFREDGYHYRKPKHTFEF from the exons ATG AAACTCTTTATTGTCCTGTTGTTGAGCCTTTTGGCGGTTGCCTGTTGGGCGGATGTTTCGCATGTGAAACATCACAAGCACCAGCGGCATCATCATCACTCCTCCAAGGAATACGATAATGAGGATGAAGAGTCCCACTACCTGCCGCCGCATGAGGAGAAGGAGGCGGAGCCATTCTACAAGAAGGAGAAACACACCAGTGAACGAGTGGTATACCACAAAGAGGAAGAGCACGAGGAGCCCAAGGAGCACCACCACCATGAGGAACCAAAGAAGCAGCGTGTGGACCATTACCACCACTACGACAAGAAGCCCGAGGTGAAGACCCAGCATATTCACTACAAGCACAGCAAGCCGCATGTCCGTACGGATTACAGTCGGCGTGACCTATTTACCCCGGCTGCCAGTGAGGTTGTCTACCGGCGCCGTCGCCCCAGTCGCATCCTGTACGCCAGTGCCCCCAACTCGGTGTTCCACACCCACACTCAGATCAATGTGCAGTCACAGGACTCGGAGCTTAATTCTCTCACCCCGCCAGGAGCTCAGGATCCGGCAGGAGCTCAAGCGCCAACCGGTGCTCAGGCCCCTATTGGAGCTCAGGCTCCAACAGGTGCTGCTCCCAATTGCCAGTTTATTGTGGCGGGAAATGCTCCACCCGGCTGTGGCCCCTCTGATCCGATCGGAGCTCAACTGCCAGCGAGTGCCTTGGCACCCACAGGCGGTAATAATCCAGCGAATCGCCCTGTTGCTCCCACTGGCCAGCTGGCTATTCTGGGCAACGGACAGAGGCCATCAAGGCCAGGATATGGAGGATACGGAGGTGGCAACCGTCTTAACTTATTTGTGGATCCCTCGTTTGGCGCTCAGCTCAGCAAtgcagctggagctggaggacAACAGCCGGTAGGAGCTGGTCAATTGGCAGCAGGCCAAGGATTCAACAATCAAAACTTTGGAGGGGCTCAGCTCGGAGCAGGTCAAGGGGTCCCCAATCAAAACCAGTTTGATCCCTCATTCGGAGCTCAACTCCCCGCAGCAGGACAGGCTCCAGTGGCAGCAGGAGCTCCCTTTGATCCTTCATTTGGAGGTCAACTTCCTGCGGCAGGACAAGCTCAATTAGGAGCTGGAGCTCCTTATGATCCCTCGTTTGGGGCTCAACGGCCAGCAGCCCAAAGACCGCTCCAGAATCAGTTCAACAACAATGGCCAGTTTGGAGCGCCTTTTGATCCGGCGTTGGGTGCTCAGCTAGGAGCCGCCCAGCCTGCTCCGAATCGCAGACCCAATCCAGCGGGTGGCCAACTGGCAGCAGGTCAGCAGGCTCCTTTTAATCAAGGAGCTGCCGACCCTAATCAGGGACTATTCGACCCATCCATAGGAGCCCAGTTGGCGGCGGGTCAAGCGCCACGCCTTAACAATCGCCGGCCATCAAATCGACCCAATTACCAAGGTCTAAACGTCCTAAATGGAAACGTATTTGGTCAACCACAACTCCAGGGACCGACAAATGCCGTGGGTAACCAACAGGATACGAACATTATCGATGGCAACTTCTACAGCGATCCCAGTGTGCTGCATCATGGTCATCATCATGGTCGGGCTTTGGTAAGGATAAATGGAAACCAGAGGTCGGTTTTGGTGCCAGATGACGATGATGCGGATGACGATGTGGATCCCGGTTTCCTGGCCCAGTTTGCCTCCAGTAATAGGCAGTCACAATACGTTGCAGCTCCCAAGAAGCACGGATCTCACAGTCGCAGCTCCAAGAACGGTAGTCGGGATAGTTTGGACCAAGGAACTTCTGCCTCGGAATACGACACCGGCTTTCGTGAAGATGGCTATCATTACCGGAAGCCGAAACACACTTTCgagttttaa